In a genomic window of Perognathus longimembris pacificus isolate PPM17 chromosome 21, ASM2315922v1, whole genome shotgun sequence:
- the Got1l1 gene encoding putative aspartate aminotransferase, cytoplasmic 2 — protein sequence MTNDNCPWVSGVVHKVRRQIAQDPSLNYEYLPSKGMRSFIQASLELLFGKHSQAIMENRVGGVHTVGDSGAFQLGAQFLRIWSRGAQVACIISSQKEPHRLIFKDLDYTVYEHSIWDPNQLCADPILLLDVVEHLPLGSILVIGSIIDCKLTQGQWAKLMFTIKSKQIFPFFDFPCQGLSTGDLEEEAIILQYFVSQGLEFFCSQSLSKNFGIYDEGVGLLVVVTLNNQHLLCVLSQLTNCAQALWLSPPATGARIITSVLCNPVLLGEWKQSLKEAVESMILIKEKVKEKLRLLGTPGSWNHITEQTGIHGFLGLNDQQVEYLIKQKHIYVPRNSRINFTCINTHNIDYITESIHEAVCFSKDP from the exons ATGACCAACGACAATTGCCCCTGGGTTTCTGGTGTGGTGCACAAGGTTCGCCGGCAGATCGCACAGGACCCCTCTCTGAACTATGAGTACCTGCCCTCGAAGGGCATGAGGTCATTCATCCAGGCCTCCTTGGAGCTCCTTTTTGGAAAGCACAGCCAAGCCATCATGGAGAACAGG GTGGGGGGTGTGCACACTGTGGGTGACAGTGGTGCCTTCCAGCTTGGCGCCCAGTTCCTCAGGATCTGGAGCCGGGGGGCTCAGGTAGCTTGCATCATCTCGTCTCAGAAAG AACCACATAGACTCATCTTCAAGGACCTGGACTATACAGTTTATGAACATTCCATCTGGGATCCTAATCAGCTGTGTGCAGACCCCATCCTGCTCCTCGACGTGGTAGAG CACCTCCCACTTGGCAGTATCCTTGTGATTGGAAGCATTATCGACTGCAAGTTGACCCAGGGTCAGTGGGCAAAGCTGATGTTCACCATCAAG AGCAAGCAGATATTCCCGTTTTTTGATTTTCCCTGCCAAGGCTTATCTACGGGTGACTTGGAAGAAGAAGCCATCATCTTACAGTATTTTGTGTCTCAAGGCTTGGAGTTCTTCTGCAGCCAGTCTCTGTCCAAAAACTTTGGTATTTATG ATGAAGGAGTGGGGCTCCTCGTCGTGGTGACGCTCAACAACCAGCACCTGCTGTGCGTGCTCTCCCAGCTGACGAACTGTGCGCAGGCGCTGTGGCTAAGCCCTCCTGCCACGGGTGCTCGCATCATCACTTCCGTCCTCTGTAACCCTGTTCTGCTGGGAGAATG GAAGCAGAGTTTAAAGGAGGCTGTAGAGAGCATGATACTGATTAAGGAAAAGGTGAAGGAGAAGCTCCGGCTCCTGGGGACGCCGGGTTCCTGGAACCACATCACTGAGCAGACTGGGATCCATGGCTTTTTGGGACTCAACG ATCAACAGGTGGAATATCTGATCAAGCAGAAGCACATCTACGTCCCCAGGAACAGCAGGATCAACTTCACCTGCATCAACACCCACAACATCGATTATATCACTGAGAGCATCCATGAAGCGGTGTGCTTCTCAAAGGACCCATAG